The following nucleotide sequence is from Bacillota bacterium.
CCGCGGTCGTCGGCCTCGCCGCCCTGATCGCCGTGGCGCCGCCGCTGGTTCTGCCAGGGCAGGTGTTCTCAGCCTGGATTCACCGGGCGCTTGTACTGCTTGTAATCTCGTGTCCGTGTGCCCTGGTGATCTCGGTTCCCCTGTCA
It contains:
- a CDS encoding heavy metal translocating P-type ATPase; this translates as RILGLVEKAACRKAKTERFIAAFARYYTPAVVGLAALIAVAPPLVLPGQVFSAWIHRALVLLVISCPCALVISVPLS